The region ATCAGTTACGCAGATGTAATTTGGCCACAAAAAGGGATAAAAATATTATAGAGTGACAATGGACTACTGCTGTGATGCTCTCAACCTTATCAGGATAAAAAAGTCTATCATTTTTTTCCGGGACAGTTTTATAAGTAATTAGTCCTCTGAATTGTCTGTTAAATGGATCTATGGCTTACTAGTTTATACAATAAATCCTCCATGTTCCTAATGGTGTCATGATTTTTGCAGTTTTTCTGCCAGCTGCATTGTCTATTGGAGTCTTAGGGTCCTACTAGACGGGTGATTATCTGCCCAATGAGTTATAATCAGGCAGATATCATCAAGTGTGATAAAGACCACCATCAGCCAAGGAGCTGAGTATAGAAATAACactctacttacctctccaggctccctggtgtcctcctgcctgttccccacTCACCGTAGCCTCTGCTGACACTTCCTAACCTGTCTGTGCAGTGGTTGCAAAGATGGCTCTAGACATGCCAGCGGCAGCTGCAAGGAGCAGGAAGGAAGATACCAGGGACTGTGGATAGGTAGGTCATAACTTGAtcattttctatatacagcaagggctgacGAAGTCCGTGTAGCACTTGTTGCACgatcattgagccatgtaataggctcgatAAGTGAGTGCCAGTCTAACAGTTTGTCGctcacttttggattttttcaaaCTGAAGTGGTAAACCATTAGAACCCCCCTGAAAaggccccattttggaaattaatccctcaaggaatttatctacAGCAGTAGTGAACTTTTGACCTATTACCAATGTTTCATAGAGTTGAAACTATATCTGTAGTTTCAACTTAAATTAACATAATTTTCACAAGGAACGCAAGAGAATATGTACCCCCACATTTGTTATGCAATTCCCTTGAGTAAAGCAGTGCCCCATACGTGGTGATCAACTGCTGTTTGAGCATacggcagggctcagaaggaaaggagctcCGATTTTGCTAGAAACATTATTGGGCACCAcactcatttgcagtgccccctGTGAACCAGTTCAGTTGACAAATTCTTCCAGTTGTGTAGTGAGTGTCTGAACCCTACTGGTTTTTGAGAAAGGCTTTTTCCATTGGGGCACGACAATCGaaattgtatgtttttttctagtaaaaaattattttgggcaCAAATTTTTGATAAGAGTCTAAGTCCACTTTACCAGAAAATCCATTGTAGCATCAGCCCAACCCAAAGAAAATAAGTTCTTTAATTGTGATTGTGAGGGATGAAAATAGTTAACCATAAAATGCCTGGGATGTAGCCTGTAGAAGAGGGCGAGAAGACCTTGAAACTGTTGAGCCATGAGTTTCAAGGCCATTGTTGGTGTTGCATCTGAAAGTTtggataataaatagagatgaatgAAGCAAATCCGGCGAATCAAAATTCGCTGCAAATTGGGCCGTCAATACGCTTGGTTCTGTGAAGCGAATTCCCACCAATCCGTGGAGGAAACTTGCAAATAAACGAAATGGCGGTTGTACATGCTGTCTAGAGAGTTACTGGGCGGGAGTTTCATTAGACTGgttaattgaatttttttttaattgtgattttccaattttttacacttttacaagaatatgcattaacaaatttgtccttctgtaatagtccccgaactgttttattaaaatattaataaatttgACCCAAATTTGCAAAGTTTGCGAAATGAATTTCTGTCTTCTTCGCTCTATTATCTCTAAAAATAATTTGTATTACTAACTTTTCTAATCACGAGTCGGATAATAACCATATTTGTAGTTAACATGCTACTTCAATACAAACTAAACAtcaatatgtactgtatgtaacatcTAAGCCAATGGGTACCTATGGGCCATCCATGCCCTCTTGGCATTATACCTTCCTAGTATaaatatgtgtttgttttttcaataaactacAGTATGAGCTTGTTTTACAGAATTTggtttctgtttaaccccttaaggacagagccaattttgatttttgcgttttcgttttttcctccttgtgcataaaaggccatagcacttgcatttttccacctagagacccacatgagcccttattttttgcatcactaattgtactttgcaattacaggctgaatttttgcataaagtatactgcgaaaccagaaaaaaattcaaagtgtggtgaaattgaaaaaaaacgcattttgtttatttggaggaAATGtgttttatgccattcgccctggggtaaaactgacttgttatgcacgttcctcaagttgttacgattaaaacgatatataacatgtataacttttcttgtatctgatggcctgtaaaaaattcaaaccattgtcaacaaatatatgtcactaaaaaccgctccattcccaggcttatagcgcttttatcctttggtctatggggctgtctcaggtgtcattctttgcgccatgatgtgttctttctatcggtaccttgattgcgcatatacgactttttgatcgctttttattacaatttttctggatttgatgcgaccaaaaatgcgcaattttgcactttgggatttttttgcgctgacgccgtttaccgtacgagatcaggaatgtgattaattaatagttcgggtgattacgcacgcggcgatagcaaacatgtttgtttatttatttacttttatttataacctgggaaaaggggggtgattcagacttttattaggggagggggctttttattcacaacaacacttttcttattttttttacacatatactagaagcccccctggggttagggttattccccctaggggacttctagtatatacactttgatctctcattgagatctctgcagcatagatatgctgcagagatccatgagataggcactcgtttacttccggctgctgcagccggaaacaaacgagtgccgagtcggggacggcgccatcttggagcggtccccggacggcttcagaaacggagatcgcatctccgggataacatcccggaggagcgatctcctccactagacaccagggagatgctggatccggtaatcggatgcagctgtcatgtttgacagctgcatctgattactgtattagcgggcacggcgatcggaccgtgcccgctaatacctacggtcccgggctacacgcggcacccgggaccgccgcggttcagagcggggacgccgcgtgaccccgctctgaacgcccttaccggcaatagggcgtacctatacgccctttgtcgttaaggggttaaagtcttcaAAGCCTGAAATTACCATATTGATCATTTAGAATCTCACTAGGACTGGCCATGGGGCAGATTTCACCCACATTTACTGGTGCCCAAGAACAGGCACTGGCATTATACCTTAAATTCACACCCAAACCATGGAGGAATAGTTTGGAGAACTGGCAGACCAGACCAGCTGCAGCATAGCTAAGAAACTTTATTCTTATAAAATCCTGCTCTGTGTCTCCTCTGAACTACTCCTCTCTGGTATGTAATTTATGCTTGAGAAATGAGAAAATATAAATTggggaaattggaaaaaaagaatgcaatatggtaacttttgggggtccctgTGCCTGTATAATGCGCTAtacggtaaaagcaacatgatatcattattccatagatcagtccgaacacaaccatatgcaggtttacacagattctctgatgttttatttatttttttaatgaaatcctttttttgcaattaattagtaacaaatggtcctattgtgactcctataacggttttagtttttcctttcattgtctttactattaaactcaattaaagacaaagggtGGTCAGTCCACCTGAAGTAGAATAAAGCACCAACAGCCGTCGTTGCACAGTCGTCGGGCGGCCAAACTGCGAAAACATTTTAAAATTTAATAAACGGACAGGAGAAAACgttgcgggaacatagcctatagatgacaatacaaagtaataaaaaaaaagtacagctgCGCGATTATTCAAATGAAATCGCCATTAAAGCCACTACAATTCTTCAGAATCATAAATTTGAATTTAGCCATGCCAGTGTGGACAGGTCTATTACCGCGCAAGGAGAGGACATTGCGCTGCTGCTCTACTTATACTTTTCAGTAGCAGCTGAGGACCTCCCACATCATCATGGCGGCAGGTCCTCGGCTGACACACACAGCCGGTACAGCCTCCTACAACTGCCGGGATCAGGGCTCACTCCAACCCTGGCAGTATAATACCTTAAAGGTTGTATGCAACTGGCTCAAAAGCTAAGCCCATTCCATATCAGGTGATATGGCTGATAATATCGGCTGATAATGACAGTAATCAGCATTTGAACAGTATGGGCGCACATGTTGGTAGAGGGCTAGCCTGAGGCCTTTACACAGCCTCAGTGATCAACAAGATGGGAAGGATTtcatagaccagtgcttcttaaACTTTTTTTACTGGAGCTCACCCAACTACCCACAGCAATGCCTGGGTCTCACCAGACTCACCGGAAGGATGccaggcctcaccatctgtggtggaaaTTCATTCagtaataaaaactattgctcagtctacccttcatttgtctccttaacactgtataatattaaaataagtgcaaaatgagtcaataatgttcctaaaccagagattgttccaatactcgcaacctatTGGGACGTAAGGGGCTAAGTATCAGGTAGGTTTGGTGATCTtaccactgggaggcaccccttggctgggtccttccctggagagatatctggctattcccgtgttttgagactcgcaactgaggctccacggaccccttttgcatattcaaacttcagtacttcattggatttttttcactgatctccctgagctcagtgattgcttttGCTGGTCTACTTTTTATTGCCAGAATccaactccacactgatgaggggcaataaccaaaaacagctgtctgtagatggatgcctggctttgctAACCCTTGTCTGGCTTTGCTAACTCACGAATAAGTTAGACTCTGACACAAAAtaggtatttccctatttatgttccaatacttccAACCACGAGGGAATTAAGGGGCttcatatcagggtggtttggtgatctccccactcaTCTGAGCCTCCACGTATCCCCCCTTTTTTTTGGAATATTTAACACAGAGAATGTTGCAGCCAGAGAAAGGACTGCGCAGCTTTTACTTTCCTAAAAATACCTCCCCAGcggtgcctcaccaacaactagggggtgcctcactggtGAGTCCCGCCTCTCAGTTTAAAAAGCACTGTGATAGAATTTGCTGAGAAGGTGGTCATGGAATGTGACAGGAATCAGTCTGAGAGCTTTCTGgttgttaaagtgatactgtcaccaccCTTCAACTGCTTTAATTAACGattgacagtgtcacctaggcggggcatCACAGCAGTTGGATGAGAGTGGACCCAACTGCTATGAgaccccgcctaggtgacactgtctactgattaaataaagcaattttagagcagaaaaaagacacagttttatacaggtatttattgaatacacaGCATCTAAGCTTCTGAGTAGTGCACAGAAACACACATAGAGTAAAGGGAATGACAATATCACTTTTTTCTGATTTCTATAATTTGAATTCAATATTTTGACATACATGTTTTATATCTATAGATAATGGACACCCCCTAGGTCCAGAAAACCTATGCATAGAAGGGACTTCAAAATATCCATATTTGTTCTTTATCTTACTAGTTGTCAGCAGTATCCCCAGCAGTTTAACAGTCTCCAATGATCCAATTAGTTCAGTTACTCTGGAGGCCACTAGGCAGAAGTCCCTTACCCAGAGGTCTCCAGCTACTTATCTGTTATCCAGGATAATTCCACTGTTTTAATTCTATATAAGAATCTTTTTTCCAGACACAACGATCCAGTCCATAGGGCCATTACTAACACGGCATGAATTTGAGCAAGGTCTTTAACAATGGTAAATGTGTCCATGGTCTTTAACATCCAAGACTTTGTTCTCTTAGGACTCAAGGAAATGGAGCAGCTGAGATATTTATACTCCATGGTCGCCCTTGTAATATATCTCTGCACAATATTCCTATGCACATTAATTGTATACGTTGTATGGGCAGAACAATCTCTCCATGAGCCTATGTACATCTTCATATGTAACCTAGTAGGAAACGTTATTGTTGGCAGTTCAGCATTTCTCCCCAAGTTGGCCATAGACTTGCTCTCCGGATGTACCACCATCTCTCTCTCTGAATGTCTGACTCAAGCATTCTGTATTCAGAGCTTTGCTTTTGTAGAGATACTAACTTTCACCATCATGGCATATGATAGGTACCTGGCTGTTGGTTTCCCATTGCGATACCATTCTTTGATGACCAATAAAAAGGCTCTTCAGTTCTTAACTATCATCTGGTTGATAGTCTTAATTGGCAGGTTGGTGGGTGTCATGTTGGTCGTCAGGTTAACACTATGCGGCGATAGCATCAATAATGTTTACTGTGAAACAACGTCTCTTGTCCGGTTGGCTTGTGCTAGTACAGCCGTCAACGACATTTGGGGCACTACTTGGACTTTGCTGACAGACATAGGCTCCTTAATGATTGTGATCTACTGCTACATACGGACATTTCTTGTCTGTATGAACATCTCTTTCGAAGCCTCCCAGAAAGCCATCCATACACTGGTGACCCACATAATCACGTTCTCAACTTTCATGGCAGCTTCTTTATTTGTCGGATTCAAATATCGGTTAAATAGTGGTTCTCTACCTACTGTGACACATGTTATAATCTCAGTAGGTGGTATGATGGTCTCCATAATCCTAAATCCTCTGATCTATGGGATAAGGACAGAAGCTTTAAAGATGAAGATGATTCTCACTTTAAAGAAAATCATTAGGAAGCAGACTTTGGGTAATGTGTCATTGCTGTTTGGAAAATAACTGTATTTTTAATAAGTGAACCAAAGTGTGTGCCAAAGTTTCCATTTACTTTAAATGGAACCTATTTCTATTAGTTTAGTATGTAGTTCTGGGCGGTTTCAGAATAGTCATATATAGAATCTGGGACAGGAATCGTGCTCCAAGCCTCCAGAGGAGTCTTTGtctatgattagtgatgagcgaacctcgagcatgctggagtcgatccgaacacgaactttcggcatgtgattagcggtggctgctgaacttggataaagccctaaggctgtctggaaaacatggatatagtcattggctgtatccatgttttccagacaaccttagagctttatccaagttctgcagcccccgctaatcaaatactgaacgttcgggttcggatcgactcgaacccgaacctggttcactcatctctatctatGATTGACAGATCTCTTCCTATTGCCGTATAAAGTCAATTCTGTAAATTGCTGATCATTTGAATCACATTTCTTGCATACACAGGAAGATATATTGTATTGCTAGAGCTCACATATGTTAAGATCATGGAACATTTTAAGGTCTAATGTAATTATGCTTTTAAGTTATTGTCTAATGTCTAAGTTGTGCTTAAAGTTGGATTTGAGGCTCTTTTGTGATGTGATGACAATGTATTTTTATGTAATTAACCATATAAAAACATCTTTACTCAATAACTATATTTAAATCAGAACAAAATCTTCAAACATCTGGTCTAGGCCATTTTTAGGAGGCTCATCCGGGATCTGAGTGGATGTCTGACCATAAAGCTGACAGACTGGGAGACCAAGTTTCCACGGTATAATGTAAATTTTATACCTATGTTTACTCTCCCAGTCCTGGGTCTACTATACTATTTGATGTATGTCACTTAATATCAATCCTGATAATATTTTGGGTATTTGTTAACCTCATAATACTCTTTGTAATCTGTGGGTGCATGATCGGTACCTTAACAGATCCACAGAAActtgaagattgttggcagaaaaagaccactacgTCCATtgtattttccagtgtataaggcgactgggcgtattataccacccctgacttttaagaagattgtcaggggttcgccttatacgcggttaaataaagaaaaaaaactcaaaaaacaTTTAagtcacctggggcccgttcctggaAATGGCGCACCTTGccgtgtgacgtacactgccatGCATTGAAGATCcctgaacctctcccgggcagcggAGCATCTCATCGGTGAAGCTCAGAGACGCTGAGCTGCCGGGAGAgtttcgggagaatgagagaggcttcaggaacttccgtcgcctctctcattctcccgaagctctcccggcagccgagcgtctccaagcctctccaatgagacgcttggctgcccacGAGACGTTTGGGGATCTCCGGCGCAGacgcaggcagtgtacgtcacactgcctgtgccaggaaTGGTATGGGAGGTGCGCCGATGCggggaacaggccccaggtgagttaactgtttttttaatAGTGgtcgaccatacccggcgtaagacgacccccaacttctaaGAAGAATTTTCCggattaaaaagtcatcttatacgccagaaaatatggtagTCTTCACTTTTAGTAActactttcttattatcttaggatagatatatgtttctcccaggcaggtttatattctgttattgtagacaGTGTGTGGATAGATTTTCTGCAGGCCCATCTGTTCTGTTAACAAATCTGTAAAACCTTCTGCAAAGGTCTGAAACCTGTCTAGTTTTTATCATCTTTTAAGATAAACATAAAAAGTGAATATGATTTCTTGTATTTTGACTTAATTAATTTATCTCTTACCGGCCTTCTATAAAAAGACATCACAAGACGTACATATCTGGTTGCCAATACACAAAGGTGCCAGTCAAGACATCTGTCACTACTATTGTACATATGAAGGGTCTAGGATTCTCCAATGGTCTCTAACCAATTCCTCTGAAGCCACATGTGGCTTGCGATCCTATATTGTGTGGCTTACCATAGGAGTCATGACTACTCTGTATGCGCTGCCATTTTATAGCATTGCAGAAATAGCTTTACCAGCAAACCATACCAATTTGGATAGTGTACGTTTTTTACAATTGCAAAATTTGCAAACGTTTATAAATTCTTAATTTTTGGTTCT is a window of Dendropsophus ebraccatus isolate aDenEbr1 chromosome 5, aDenEbr1.pat, whole genome shotgun sequence DNA encoding:
- the LOC138794062 gene encoding olfactory receptor 5AC2-like; amino-acid sequence: MVNVSMVFNIQDFVLLGLKEMEQLRYLYSMVALVIYLCTIFLCTLIVYVVWAEQSLHEPMYIFICNLVGNVIVGSSAFLPKLAIDLLSGCTTISLSECLTQAFCIQSFAFVEILTFTIMAYDRYLAVGFPLRYHSLMTNKKALQFLTIIWLIVLIGRLVGVMLVVRLTLCGDSINNVYCETTSLVRLACASTAVNDIWGTTWTLLTDIGSLMIVIYCYIRTFLVCMNISFEASQKAIHTLVTHIITFSTFMAASLFVGFKYRLNSGSLPTVTHVIISRSISSVKLRDAELPGEFRENERGFRNFRRLSHSPEALPAAERLQASPMRRLAAHETFGDLRRRRRQCTSHCLCQEWYGRCADAGNRPQIPMEAFQKAIDTLVTHIITFSTFMAVSFCNFKLEVK